Proteins from one Zavarzinia compransoris genomic window:
- a CDS encoding ATP-binding protein, whose amino-acid sequence MTDRDLIPFLARIADSLERLAPPPAADDDPMAFDAYVWHADPNRLQGVAEVSRVPLDLLQGIARVRDILVANTRQFAGGLSANNALLWGARGMGKSSLVKAAHAAVAAEHPGRLALVELAREDIHSLPDLLRRLRGLDRRFILFCDDLSFDNQDNAYKSLKAVLDGGIEGRPANVIFYATSNRRHLMSRDMIENERSTAINPHEAVEEKVSLSDRFGLWLGFHACDQENFFAIIEGYVRYFDLPVSPETLRAEAVEWSVTRGSRSGRVAWQFIQDLAGRLGRRIT is encoded by the coding sequence ATGACCGACCGAGACCTGATCCCTTTCCTCGCCCGCATCGCCGACAGCCTGGAACGTCTGGCCCCGCCGCCGGCCGCCGACGACGATCCGATGGCCTTCGATGCCTATGTCTGGCATGCCGATCCGAACCGCCTCCAGGGCGTGGCCGAGGTTTCGCGCGTGCCCCTGGACCTGCTCCAGGGCATCGCCCGGGTGCGGGACATCCTGGTCGCCAATACCCGCCAGTTCGCCGGCGGCCTGTCGGCGAACAATGCCCTGCTCTGGGGCGCGCGGGGCATGGGCAAGAGTTCGCTGGTGAAGGCGGCCCATGCCGCCGTCGCCGCCGAACACCCGGGGCGCCTCGCCCTCGTGGAACTGGCGCGGGAAGATATCCACAGCCTGCCCGACCTGTTGCGCCGCCTGCGCGGGCTGGACCGGCGCTTCATCCTGTTCTGCGACGACCTTTCCTTCGACAATCAGGACAATGCCTACAAGTCCCTGAAGGCGGTGCTCGACGGCGGCATCGAGGGGCGGCCGGCCAATGTCATTTTCTACGCCACCTCGAATCGCCGGCACCTGATGTCGCGCGACATGATCGAGAACGAACGCTCGACCGCCATCAACCCGCATGAAGCGGTGGAGGAGAAGGTCTCGCTCTCCGACCGCTTCGGCCTCTGGCTTGGCTTTCATGCCTGCGATCAGGAGAATTTCTTCGCGATTATCGAGGGTTACGTCCGTTACTTCGACCTGCCCGTAAGCCCGGAGACATTGCGGGCGGAGGCGGTCGAATGGTCGGTCACCAGGGGCAGCCGCTCCGGCCGCGTCGCCTGGCAGTTCATCCAGGACCTTGCCGGCCGCCTGGGCCGCCGGATCACTTAA
- the yajC gene encoding preprotein translocase subunit YajC gives MLISTAYAQAAGAAPGGSDLLIQFLPLVLILVVFYFLMIRPQQKRAKEHRALLSAVRRGDTVVTMSGLIGKVAKVQDNEILLEIAEGVRVRILKSTISEVRTKGQPVADDEK, from the coding sequence ATGTTGATTTCGACGGCCTATGCCCAAGCTGCCGGTGCGGCGCCGGGCGGCAGCGACCTGCTGATCCAGTTCCTGCCGCTGGTCCTCATCCTGGTGGTGTTCTATTTCCTGATGATCCGGCCGCAGCAGAAGCGGGCCAAGGAACACCGGGCCCTGCTGTCCGCCGTGCGCCGGGGCGATACCGTCGTCACCATGTCGGGCCTGATCGGCAAGGTGGCCAAGGTCCAGGACAATGAAATCCTGCTCGAAATCGCCGAAGGCGTGCGCGTCCGCATCCTGAAGAGCACGATTTCCGAAGTCCGCACCAAGGGCCAGCCCGTCGCCGACGACGAAAAGTAA
- the secD gene encoding protein translocase subunit SecD: MLQYSRWKIILYLGIVALGVIFAAPNLFSRASLEGLPGWVPQQQLNLGLDLRGGSHLLLEVDTKVVVRERLEALVDSTRTALVGAGIRYTGLGVSGETVAVTISDAARFEEARKLLRDLAQPVGGGVLGGGVPDIDVTSTDTRLILTLSPQGIQERITGAINQSLEIVRRRIDETGTAEASIARQGADQILVQLPGVQDPARIKDLLGQTAKMTFRLVENIDPVELAAGRVPAGTEILQGEPLPGTNTPEPVAVRKRVLLTGEMLVDARAMADPQSGEWVVSFRFDSEGAKRFGTVTKENVGRRFAIVLDGKVISAPVIREPILGGQGQISGSFNAQSAHDLAVLLRAGALPAPLTTIEERTVGPDLGSDAIQAGQLSGLIGTALVIAFMILMYSVTGIIAVIALIANIVLTLAILTLMGATLTLPGIAGLVLSIGIAVDANVLINERIREETLAGRSAPAALTLGFDKAYATIIDSHLTALFAIATLFFFGEGPVRGFAIVMGLGTILSLFTAVALVRVGMVYWLRWRKLKILNIKALFGVRRLIPENTSIRFMRGRFIGIGVSAFLSTASVVMFFVPGLHYGIDFAGGIVVEVRTEGPADLATMRSGLQALNLGEVSLQEFGGPSDVLLRLPRQEGSEGAQSAAIEAVRAKLGEIAPGANLRRVEVVGPRVSDQLVSSGILAVILSFGAMLIYIWWRFEWQFAVGAVTTLVLDITKTIGFFAVTGIEFNLTAIAALLTLIGYSMNDKVVVYDRMRENLRKYKSMPLRELIDLSINSTLTRTIFTSVTTFLAMAPMAVFGGSAVSGFAQVILFGIVVGTSSSIFIAAPILLFLGEGRLRRGSPAVNDGAAGGKTTPAKG, from the coding sequence ATGCTTCAATACTCCCGTTGGAAGATCATTCTCTATTTGGGCATCGTCGCCCTCGGGGTGATTTTCGCCGCGCCGAATCTGTTCAGCCGGGCCTCGCTCGAAGGCCTGCCCGGCTGGGTGCCGCAGCAACAGCTGAACCTCGGCCTTGATCTTCGCGGCGGCTCGCACCTGCTGCTCGAAGTCGATACCAAGGTGGTGGTCAGGGAACGGCTGGAAGCCCTGGTCGATTCGACCCGGACCGCGCTGGTCGGCGCCGGCATCCGCTATACCGGCCTCGGCGTCTCGGGCGAGACCGTGGCCGTGACCATTTCCGATGCCGCCCGCTTCGAAGAGGCGCGGAAACTGCTGCGCGACCTCGCCCAGCCGGTCGGCGGCGGCGTGCTCGGCGGCGGCGTCCCCGATATCGACGTCACCAGCACCGACACCAGGCTGATCCTGACACTCAGCCCCCAGGGCATCCAGGAGCGCATCACCGGCGCCATCAACCAGAGCCTGGAGATCGTCCGCCGCCGCATCGACGAGACCGGCACGGCCGAGGCGAGCATCGCCCGCCAGGGCGCGGACCAGATCCTGGTCCAGCTGCCCGGCGTGCAGGATCCGGCCCGCATCAAGGATCTTCTCGGCCAGACCGCGAAGATGACCTTCCGCCTGGTCGAGAATATCGATCCGGTCGAACTGGCCGCCGGCCGCGTGCCTGCCGGCACCGAAATCCTTCAGGGCGAACCCTTGCCCGGCACCAATACCCCGGAACCGGTGGCGGTGCGCAAGCGCGTGCTGCTGACCGGCGAGATGCTGGTCGACGCCCGCGCCATGGCCGACCCGCAGAGCGGCGAATGGGTGGTCAGCTTCCGCTTCGATTCCGAAGGCGCCAAGCGCTTCGGCACGGTGACCAAGGAAAACGTCGGCCGGCGCTTCGCCATCGTGCTCGACGGCAAGGTGATTTCCGCCCCCGTCATCCGCGAGCCGATCCTGGGCGGCCAGGGCCAGATCAGCGGCAGCTTCAACGCCCAGAGCGCGCATGATCTCGCCGTGCTGCTGCGCGCCGGCGCGCTGCCCGCGCCGCTGACCACGATCGAGGAGCGGACCGTCGGTCCCGATCTCGGTTCGGACGCGATCCAGGCCGGCCAGCTCTCGGGCCTGATCGGCACGGCGCTGGTCATCGCCTTCATGATCCTGATGTATTCGGTGACCGGCATCATCGCGGTCATCGCCCTGATCGCCAATATCGTGCTGACGCTGGCGATCCTGACCCTGATGGGCGCGACCCTGACCCTGCCCGGCATCGCCGGCCTGGTGCTGTCGATCGGCATCGCGGTCGATGCCAACGTGCTGATCAACGAGCGCATAAGAGAAGAGACGCTGGCGGGCAGAAGTGCGCCCGCGGCCCTGACCCTCGGCTTCGACAAAGCCTATGCGACGATCATCGACAGCCATCTGACCGCATTGTTCGCCATCGCCACCCTGTTCTTCTTCGGCGAGGGGCCGGTGCGCGGCTTCGCCATCGTCATGGGGCTGGGCACCATCCTGTCGCTGTTCACGGCGGTCGCGCTGGTGCGCGTCGGCATGGTCTACTGGCTGCGCTGGCGGAAGCTGAAGATCCTGAACATCAAGGCCCTGTTCGGGGTGCGCCGGCTGATTCCGGAGAATACGTCGATCCGCTTCATGCGCGGGCGCTTCATCGGCATCGGCGTCTCGGCCTTCCTGTCGACCGCCTCCGTCGTTATGTTCTTCGTGCCGGGCCTGCATTACGGCATCGATTTCGCCGGCGGCATCGTCGTCGAGGTGCGGACCGAGGGGCCGGCCGATCTCGCCACCATGCGCTCGGGCCTGCAGGCGCTGAACCTCGGCGAAGTGTCGTTGCAGGAATTCGGCGGCCCGTCCGACGTCCTGCTGCGCCTGCCGCGCCAGGAAGGCAGCGAGGGGGCGCAAAGTGCGGCGATCGAGGCGGTGCGCGCCAAGCTCGGCGAAATCGCCCCGGGCGCCAATCTCCGCCGCGTCGAAGTGGTCGGGCCGCGGGTCTCGGACCAGCTGGTCTCCAGCGGCATTCTTGCCGTCATCCTGTCGTTCGGCGCCATGCTGATCTATATCTGGTGGCGTTTCGAGTGGCAGTTCGCCGTGGGCGCGGTCACCACCCTGGTGCTCGACATCACCAAGACGATCGGCTTCTTCGCGGTGACGGGCATCGAGTTCAACCTGACCGCCATCGCCGCGCTGCTGACCCTGATCGGCTATTCGATGAACGACAAGGTCGTGGTCTATGACCGCATGCGCGAGAACCTGCGGAAGTACAAGAGCATGCCGCTGCGCGAATTGATCGATCTGTCGATCAATTCGACCCTGACCCGGACCATCTTCACCTCGGTTACCACCTTCCTCGCCATGGCGCCCATGGCGGTGTTCGGCGGCTCGGCGGTGTCGGGCTTCGCCCAGGTGATCCTGTTCGGCATCGTCGTCGGCACCTCGTCGTCGATCTTCATCGCCGCCCCTATCCTGCTGTTCCTGGGCGAGGGGCGGCTGCGGCGCGGTTCGCCCGCGGTCAACGACGGCGCGGCGGGCGGCAAGACCACGCCGGCCAAAGGCTGA
- a CDS encoding Mth938-like domain-containing protein, whose translation MPPLRELDQAPRRIERYGDGAFRIEGAVHAGAILLTARGIVPWAVGDAAGATAAAVEALIAARDDYEFILIGTGTRFELLARAARDALKAAGIRFDAMDTGAACRTYNVLVAEGRRVAAALMPVA comes from the coding sequence GTGCCGCCGCTGCGCGAGCTGGATCAGGCGCCGCGCCGCATCGAGCGCTACGGCGACGGCGCCTTCCGCATCGAAGGCGCCGTCCATGCCGGGGCGATCCTGCTGACCGCGCGGGGCATCGTGCCCTGGGCGGTCGGCGACGCCGCGGGGGCGACGGCGGCCGCGGTCGAGGCGCTGATCGCGGCCCGCGACGACTATGAATTCATCCTGATCGGCACCGGCACCCGCTTCGAACTGCTGGCCCGGGCGGCGCGCGACGCCCTGAAGGCGGCCGGCATCCGCTTCGACGCCATGGATACGGGCGCCGCCTGCCGGACCTACAATGTCCTCGTGGCCGAGGGGCGGCGGGTGGCGGCTGCCCTGATGCCGGTGGCCTGA
- a CDS encoding phytoene/squalene synthase family protein has product MSDLADFVRAHDPDRFLTAVFAAPDRRDDLLALYAFNYEVARVREVVSDAMIGQIRLQWWRDALDEIALGREPRQHEVVTPLAAAIRRHALPLATFERVLEARELDLDDQPPPHLASLGSYLDGAAGGLFELALAVLGSGHDEAHEAAHAAGIGVGLAGLLRALPFHAGANRLYLPADLMAQHGVSRDDLVAGRSSPGLRALVGELAGHARRHLDDAARAARDLPRGALPALLPVALARGWLGEIAHAGHDPFALKAGGPLGRLFRTVLAYGRGRL; this is encoded by the coding sequence GTGTCGGATCTCGCCGATTTCGTCAGGGCGCATGATCCGGACCGTTTCCTGACCGCGGTCTTCGCGGCGCCCGACCGGCGCGACGATCTTCTCGCCCTCTATGCCTTCAATTACGAGGTCGCCCGCGTGCGCGAGGTGGTCTCCGACGCCATGATCGGGCAGATCCGCCTGCAATGGTGGCGCGATGCCCTGGACGAGATCGCCCTGGGCCGCGAGCCCCGCCAGCACGAGGTGGTGACGCCGCTGGCGGCTGCGATCCGCCGCCACGCCCTGCCGCTCGCGACTTTCGAGCGCGTGCTGGAGGCGAGGGAACTGGATCTCGACGACCAGCCGCCGCCCCATCTCGCCTCGCTCGGCAGCTATCTGGACGGGGCGGCCGGCGGCCTGTTCGAACTGGCGCTCGCGGTCCTCGGCAGCGGCCACGACGAGGCGCATGAGGCAGCCCATGCCGCCGGCATCGGGGTCGGCCTTGCCGGCCTGCTGCGCGCCCTGCCGTTTCACGCCGGGGCCAACCGGCTGTACCTGCCCGCCGACCTGATGGCGCAGCACGGCGTATCGCGGGACGATCTCGTCGCGGGACGCTCATCCCCCGGGCTGCGGGCCCTGGTCGGGGAGCTGGCCGGCCATGCCCGCCGCCATCTCGATGACGCCGCCCGCGCAGCCCGGGACCTGCCGCGCGGCGCCCTGCCGGCGCTGCTGCCGGTCGCACTCGCCCGCGGCTGGCTCGGCGAAATCGCCCACGCCGGCCATGATCCCTTCGCCCTGAAGGCGGGCGGGCCGCTCGGCCGCCTGTTCCGCACCGTGCTGGCCTATGGCCGGGGGCGCCTGTAG
- a CDS encoding YicC/YloC family endoribonuclease produces the protein MPLFSMTGFARAGGSLGETDFVFEIKAVNGRGLEVRFRLPNGLERLERPLREAIAKLVKRGNLQVQLNVAAGADGALPRLDRQVLDHLVAVAREAAAAHGLDAPRIEGLMALPGVFQRGEGSAPALDEAAEDKILLGAFDQALGQLNAMRAAEGGHIAAALAAHLDEIERLTAAAETQAATQPAAIKARLEAQLADLLQDKAGVVSPERLAQEVAMLAVKADVREEIDRLRAHVAEARKLLKAGEGVGRRLDFLAQEFNREANTLCSKSTDVDLTRLGLDLKTAVDRLREQVQNIE, from the coding sequence ATGCCGCTTTTCAGCATGACCGGATTCGCCCGGGCCGGCGGCAGCCTGGGCGAGACGGATTTCGTCTTCGAGATCAAGGCGGTGAACGGCCGGGGCCTGGAGGTCCGCTTCCGCCTGCCGAACGGGCTGGAACGCCTGGAACGGCCGCTGCGCGAGGCGATCGCCAAGCTGGTGAAGCGCGGCAATCTTCAGGTGCAGTTGAATGTCGCCGCCGGGGCCGACGGCGCCCTGCCGCGCCTCGACCGCCAGGTGCTCGACCATCTGGTCGCCGTCGCCCGCGAGGCGGCGGCCGCCCACGGGCTGGATGCGCCGCGTATCGAGGGGCTGATGGCCCTGCCGGGCGTGTTCCAGCGCGGCGAGGGCAGCGCCCCCGCCCTGGACGAGGCGGCGGAAGACAAGATCCTGCTCGGCGCCTTCGATCAGGCGCTGGGCCAGTTGAATGCCATGCGCGCCGCCGAGGGCGGGCATATCGCCGCGGCACTGGCCGCCCATCTCGACGAGATCGAGCGGCTGACCGCGGCGGCCGAGACCCAGGCCGCAACCCAGCCCGCCGCCATCAAGGCCCGCCTGGAGGCCCAGCTTGCCGACCTGTTGCAGGACAAGGCGGGCGTGGTCTCGCCCGAGCGGCTGGCCCAGGAAGTCGCCATGCTGGCGGTGAAGGCCGATGTCCGCGAGGAGATCGACCGCCTGCGCGCCCATGTCGCCGAGGCCCGGAAACTGCTGAAGGCGGGCGAGGGGGTGGGCCGGCGCCTGGACTTCCTGGCCCAGGAATTCAACCGCGAGGCCAATACGCTCTGTTCCAAGTCGACGGACGTGGACCTGACCCGCCTCGGCCTCGACCTCAAGACCGCGGTCGACCGCCTGCGCGAGCAGGTCCAGAACATCGAATAG
- the gmk gene encoding guanylate kinase encodes MSFHGIERRGLMLVLSSPSGAGKTTISRRLLEHEDALEMSVSVTTRPRRPGEVEGRDYWFVSPADFNIMVNERKLLEWAKVFGNHYGTPKGPVADALARGRDVLFDIDWQGTQQLAEHARDDLVSIFILPPSTRELERRLRQRAQDPEDVVAARMAKASDEISHWAEYDYVVLNEDVDSTLAQVRAILHAERLKRRRQTGLGDFVKRLRDGV; translated from the coding sequence ATGTCGTTTCACGGGATCGAACGGCGCGGCCTGATGCTGGTGCTGTCCTCGCCGTCGGGCGCCGGCAAGACCACGATCTCGCGCCGCCTGCTGGAACACGAGGACGCGCTCGAAATGTCGGTGTCGGTCACCACCCGCCCGCGCCGCCCGGGCGAGGTGGAGGGGCGGGATTATTGGTTCGTCAGCCCGGCCGACTTCAACATCATGGTCAACGAGCGGAAATTGCTCGAATGGGCCAAGGTGTTCGGCAATCACTACGGCACGCCCAAGGGGCCGGTGGCGGATGCCCTGGCCCGCGGCCGTGATGTGCTGTTCGATATCGACTGGCAGGGCACCCAGCAACTGGCGGAACATGCCCGCGACGACCTCGTGTCCATCTTCATCCTGCCGCCTTCGACCCGGGAATTGGAGCGCCGGCTGCGCCAACGCGCCCAGGACCCGGAAGACGTGGTCGCCGCCCGCATGGCCAAGGCGTCCGACGAGATCAGCCATTGGGCCGAATACGATTATGTCGTCCTCAACGAGGATGTGGACAGCACGCTGGCCCAGGTCCGTGCCATCCTGCACGCCGAGCGGCTGAAGCGCCGTCGCCAGACCGGCCTCGGCGATTTCGTCAAGCGCCTGCGCGACGGCGTCTGA
- a CDS encoding TetR/AcrR family transcriptional regulator, with amino-acid sequence MDKRQPYHHGNLREALIAAALDLSAAAGPEQVSLREVARRAGVSSAAPFRHFADRTALMTAVAEEAMRRLGGAVAAAMAGLPADAGPGARLKAMGRGYLAWVRDNPAHFRIVAARGAIDFAGSAVLTGHNDALQAMLSGIIAGLPGIDVATGRIAARALVYGLARMEVDGHFPSWGIGPAEAEQTALAVLDLFVDGLLARAGLRPGSGAGS; translated from the coding sequence ATGGACAAGCGGCAGCCCTATCACCACGGCAATCTGCGCGAAGCCCTGATCGCGGCCGCCCTCGACCTCAGCGCGGCGGCCGGTCCGGAACAGGTGAGCCTGCGGGAAGTGGCGCGCCGGGCGGGGGTATCCTCGGCTGCGCCCTTCCGCCATTTTGCCGACCGCACGGCCCTGATGACGGCGGTGGCGGAGGAGGCGATGCGCCGCCTGGGCGGGGCGGTCGCCGCGGCCATGGCCGGCTTGCCCGCCGATGCCGGGCCCGGCGCCCGGCTGAAGGCCATGGGGCGCGGCTATCTGGCCTGGGTGCGGGACAATCCGGCGCATTTCCGCATCGTCGCGGCGCGCGGCGCGATCGATTTCGCCGGTTCCGCCGTGCTGACCGGCCATAACGACGCGTTGCAGGCAATGTTGAGCGGCATCATCGCCGGCCTGCCGGGGATCGACGTCGCGACCGGCCGCATCGCCGCCCGGGCGCTGGTCTACGGCCTGGCGCGGATGGAGGTGGACGGCCATTTCCCCAGCTGGGGCATCGGCCCCGCCGAGGCCGAGCAGACGGCGCTGGCCGTGCTCGACCTCTTCGTCGACGGATTGCTGGCCCGGGCCGGGCTCAGGCCAGGGTCTGGCGCAGGAAGCTGA
- a CDS encoding dienelactone hydrolase family protein, translating into MDQRIIDLYDQYTHAPLPRRDFLDRLARLAGGSAAALALLPLLENNYARAAQVEETDGRITVSTGSFAGATGPVRYYEAVPKAAPQGTVIVIHENRGLNAHIQDVARRFAVDGFRAVAPDFLSPAGGTPADEDKARELIGGLDAAATLADAVQAVQFAATGGTKVAAVGFCWGGGLSGRLATAESALSAAVVYYGMPPASEAVAAIKVPLLLHYAGQDERINAAVPAFEAALKAAQVRYDLHTYEGVQHAFNNDANTARYNEAAAAQAWGRTISFLRQTLA; encoded by the coding sequence ATGGACCAGCGCATCATCGACCTCTACGACCAGTATACCCACGCTCCCCTGCCCCGGCGGGACTTCCTGGACCGCCTGGCGCGGCTGGCCGGCGGCAGCGCCGCGGCGCTCGCCCTGCTGCCCCTGCTCGAAAACAATTACGCCCGGGCGGCCCAGGTCGAGGAAACGGACGGCCGCATCACCGTCTCGACCGGCAGCTTTGCCGGCGCCACCGGCCCCGTCCGCTATTACGAGGCGGTGCCCAAGGCGGCGCCCCAGGGCACGGTCATCGTCATTCACGAGAACCGGGGCCTGAACGCCCATATCCAGGATGTGGCGCGGCGCTTCGCCGTCGACGGTTTCCGCGCCGTCGCCCCCGATTTCCTCTCGCCCGCCGGCGGCACCCCCGCGGACGAGGACAAGGCCCGCGAGTTGATCGGCGGGCTCGATGCCGCCGCCACGCTTGCCGACGCGGTGCAGGCGGTGCAATTCGCCGCGACCGGCGGGACCAAGGTCGCCGCGGTCGGCTTCTGCTGGGGCGGCGGCCTGTCGGGCCGGCTGGCGACGGCGGAAAGCGCGCTGTCGGCCGCCGTCGTCTACTACGGCATGCCGCCGGCAAGCGAAGCCGTCGCGGCGATCAAGGTGCCCTTGCTGCTGCATTACGCCGGCCAGGACGAACGCATCAATGCCGCCGTCCCCGCCTTCGAGGCGGCGCTGAAGGCGGCCCAGGTGCGCTATGACCTGCACACCTACGAAGGCGTCCAGCACGCCTTCAACAACGACGCCAATACCGCCCGCTATAACGAGGCGGCGGCGGCCCAGGCCTGGGGGCGGACCATCAGCTTCCTGCGCCAGACCCTGGCCTGA
- a CDS encoding MFS transporter — MSVPLHRQPPFALFWTSRVFGSLAFQMASVAFGWLIYDMTGSAYQLGFAGLAQFLPMVLLTFVVGAVADRWDRRRIVMISQWVQALTIGALTVGALQGWLGVNGLFAGLAILGAARTFERPAMAALLPSLVSARELPRAVALSSSAMQTATIVGPSLGGLLHALGAAVPLGLSAALFALGALAMAPVRLRTPPAPREPMTWRAAFSGLGFVRRKPVLLGAISLDMVAVLLGGVTALLPIFAKDILETGPWGLGVLRTAPAIGALAMAMVIGRLDLSRAVGAKMFVAVIVFGLCTIVFAASSHLWLSVGALVILGAADNVSVVIRQTLVQLATPDEMRGRVSALNSLFIGASNQLGEFESGMTAGLMGVVAAGILGGVGTIAVALAWMRLFPSLRHADRLDGVK, encoded by the coding sequence GTGAGCGTGCCGCTGCACCGCCAGCCGCCCTTCGCCCTGTTCTGGACTTCGCGGGTGTTCGGGTCGCTGGCCTTCCAGATGGCCTCGGTCGCCTTCGGCTGGCTGATCTACGACATGACCGGCAGCGCCTATCAGCTCGGCTTTGCAGGGCTGGCCCAGTTCCTGCCCATGGTGCTGCTCACCTTCGTCGTCGGCGCCGTGGCCGACCGCTGGGATCGCCGGCGCATCGTCATGATCAGCCAATGGGTCCAGGCGCTGACCATCGGCGCGCTGACCGTGGGCGCCTTGCAGGGCTGGCTCGGGGTAAACGGGCTGTTCGCCGGCCTCGCGATCCTGGGCGCGGCGCGGACGTTCGAGCGGCCGGCCATGGCGGCCCTGCTGCCCAGCCTCGTCTCCGCCCGGGAATTGCCCCGGGCGGTAGCCCTCTCCTCCTCGGCCATGCAGACGGCGACGATCGTCGGGCCGTCGCTCGGCGGGTTGCTGCATGCCTTGGGCGCCGCCGTGCCCCTCGGCCTTTCGGCCGCCCTCTTCGCCCTGGGCGCCCTGGCCATGGCGCCGGTCCGCCTGCGCACCCCACCCGCCCCGCGCGAGCCCATGACATGGCGGGCGGCATTCTCCGGGCTCGGCTTCGTCCGGCGGAAGCCGGTCCTGCTCGGCGCCATTTCCCTCGACATGGTCGCGGTCCTGCTCGGCGGGGTCACCGCGCTGCTGCCGATCTTCGCCAAGGATATTCTCGAGACCGGGCCCTGGGGCCTGGGCGTGCTGCGGACGGCGCCGGCGATCGGCGCCCTGGCCATGGCGATGGTCATCGGCCGCCTGGACCTCAGCCGGGCGGTGGGGGCCAAGATGTTCGTGGCGGTCATCGTCTTCGGCCTTTGCACCATTGTCTTCGCCGCCTCCAGCCATCTCTGGCTTTCGGTCGGCGCGCTGGTGATCCTCGGCGCTGCCGACAATGTCAGCGTCGTCATCCGCCAGACCCTGGTGCAACTGGCGACCCCGGACGAGATGCGCGGCCGGGTCAGCGCCTTGAATTCCCTCTTCATCGGCGCGTCCAACCAGTTGGGCGAATTCGAATCCGGCATGACCGCGGGATTGATGGGGGTGGTCGCCGCCGGGATCCTGGGCGGGGTCGGGACCATCGCCGTCGCCCTGGCCTGGATGAGGCTGTTCCCGAGCCTCCGCCACGCCGATCGCCTGGATGGGGTGAAATAA